Proteins encoded in a region of the Streptomyces sp. NBC_01471 genome:
- a CDS encoding allantoate amidohydrolase: protein MWAELLPVGRSSASGGYRRYAWTAADADCRAWFKDQALARGLTYELDRNGNQWAWLGDPQGTDAVVTGSHLDSVPDGGAFDGPLGVVSSFAALDELRRRGAEFTRPLAISNFGDEEGARFGLACVGSRLTAGQLTVDQAHKLRDGDGITLPDAMEQAGYDPAAIGPDPQRLARIGAFVELHVEQGRALDLSGDPVGIASAIWPHGRWRYDFHGEANHAGTTRLVDRRDPMLTYAETVIAARRQAELAGAVATFGKVAVEPNGVNAIPSLVRGWLDSRAADQSTLDTVIAGIEQAAREHGERDGVDVRVTRESFTPVVEFEHALRDELRKILGGDGTDVPVLGTGAGHDAGILSASVPTAMLFVRNPTGVSHSPAETAGEDDCLAGVTALADVLEGLACR, encoded by the coding sequence ATGTGGGCGGAGCTGCTGCCGGTCGGCCGCAGCTCCGCCTCGGGCGGGTACCGCCGGTACGCCTGGACCGCGGCCGACGCCGACTGCCGCGCCTGGTTCAAGGACCAGGCGCTGGCCCGCGGTCTCACGTACGAACTCGACCGCAACGGCAACCAGTGGGCCTGGCTGGGCGACCCGCAGGGCACCGACGCCGTCGTCACCGGCTCGCATCTGGACTCCGTACCGGACGGGGGCGCCTTCGACGGCCCCCTCGGTGTGGTCTCCTCCTTCGCCGCGCTCGACGAACTCCGCCGCAGGGGAGCCGAGTTCACCCGGCCGCTGGCGATCAGCAACTTCGGCGACGAGGAGGGCGCCCGTTTCGGCCTGGCCTGCGTCGGCTCCCGGCTCACCGCGGGACAGCTCACCGTCGACCAGGCACACAAGCTCCGCGACGGCGACGGCATCACGCTGCCCGACGCCATGGAGCAGGCCGGATACGACCCCGCGGCCATCGGCCCCGACCCCCAGCGGCTCGCCCGGATCGGCGCGTTCGTCGAGCTCCACGTGGAGCAGGGGCGCGCCCTCGACCTCAGCGGCGACCCGGTCGGTATCGCCTCCGCGATCTGGCCGCACGGCCGCTGGCGGTACGACTTCCACGGCGAGGCCAACCACGCGGGGACGACGCGTCTGGTGGACCGCCGCGACCCGATGCTGACGTATGCCGAGACGGTCATCGCCGCCCGCCGCCAGGCGGAACTCGCGGGCGCGGTGGCCACCTTCGGCAAGGTCGCCGTCGAGCCGAACGGAGTCAACGCGATCCCCTCCCTGGTGCGCGGCTGGCTCGACTCGCGCGCCGCCGACCAGTCGACGCTGGACACGGTCATCGCCGGTATCGAGCAGGCGGCCAGGGAACACGGCGAGCGGGACGGCGTGGACGTCCGCGTCACCCGGGAGTCCTTCACCCCCGTCGTCGAGTTCGAGCACGCCCTGCGCGACGAGCTCCGCAAGATCCTCGGCGGCGACGGCACCGACGTGCCCGTTCTCGGAACGGGCGCGGGACACGACGCCGGGATCCTCTCCGCGTCCGTTCCGACCGCCATGCTGTTCGTACGCAACCCCACGGGTGTCTCGCACTCACCGGCGGAGACCGCCGGTGAGGACGACTGCCTGGCCGGGGTGACCGCACTCGCCGATGTACTGGAGGGCCTGGCGTGCAGGTGA
- the hutU gene encoding urocanate hydratase: protein MSGPRPVRAPRGTELSALGWQQEAALRMLQNNLDPEVAEHPDKLVVYGGTGKAARDWRSFDAMVRTLRTLKQDETMLVQSGRPVGVMQTHEWAPRVLIANSNLVGDWANWEEFRRLESLGLTMYGQMTAGSWIYIGTQGILQGTYETFAAVAAKRFNGTLAGTITLTAGLGGMGGAQPLAVTMNDGVAICIDVDPRAIERRIEHRYLDVRANSLEHALQLATEARDARKPLSIGLLGNAAELLPRMLAEGAPIDIVTDQTSAHDPLAYLPLGIDFDDMAAYAAEKPADFTVRARESMAKHVEAMVGFMDAGAEVFDYGNSIRGEAQLAGYSRAFDFPGFVPAYIRPLFCEGKGPFRWAALSGEAADIHKTDKALLKLFPENESLHRWIKMAGERVHFQGLPARICWLGQGERDKAGALFNDMVADGTLAAPLVIGRDHLDCGSVASPYRETEAMLDGSDAIADWPLLNAMVNVASGASWVSIHHGGGVGMGRSIHAGQVSVADGTPLAGEKIRRVLTNDPGMGVIRHVDAGYDIAERVADERGVRVPMREDGSQ, encoded by the coding sequence ATGTCAGGACCCCGGCCGGTACGGGCCCCGCGCGGTACGGAGCTGAGCGCCCTGGGATGGCAGCAGGAGGCCGCCCTGCGCATGCTCCAGAACAACCTGGACCCGGAGGTGGCCGAGCACCCCGACAAGCTCGTCGTCTACGGCGGCACCGGCAAGGCGGCCCGCGACTGGCGCTCCTTCGACGCCATGGTGCGCACGCTGCGCACGCTCAAGCAGGACGAGACGATGCTCGTCCAGTCCGGCCGCCCGGTCGGCGTGATGCAGACCCACGAGTGGGCGCCGCGCGTGCTCATCGCCAACTCCAACCTGGTGGGCGACTGGGCCAACTGGGAGGAGTTCCGGCGGCTCGAATCGCTCGGGCTGACCATGTACGGCCAGATGACGGCCGGCTCCTGGATCTACATCGGCACCCAGGGCATCCTCCAGGGCACCTACGAGACCTTCGCCGCCGTCGCGGCCAAGCGCTTCAACGGCACGCTCGCCGGGACGATCACGCTCACCGCCGGACTCGGCGGCATGGGCGGTGCCCAGCCGCTCGCCGTGACGATGAACGACGGCGTCGCGATCTGTATCGACGTCGACCCGCGCGCCATCGAGCGCCGCATCGAGCACCGCTACCTGGACGTCCGGGCGAACTCGCTGGAGCACGCCCTCCAGCTCGCCACCGAGGCGCGCGACGCGCGCAAGCCGCTCTCCATCGGCCTCCTCGGCAACGCCGCCGAGCTGCTGCCCCGGATGCTCGCCGAGGGCGCGCCGATCGACATCGTGACGGACCAGACCTCCGCCCACGACCCGCTCGCGTACCTCCCGCTCGGCATCGACTTCGACGACATGGCCGCGTACGCGGCGGAGAAGCCCGCCGACTTCACGGTGCGCGCCCGCGAGTCGATGGCCAAGCACGTCGAGGCGATGGTCGGCTTCATGGACGCCGGGGCCGAGGTCTTCGACTACGGCAACTCCATCCGCGGTGAGGCCCAACTCGCCGGTTACAGCAGGGCGTTCGACTTCCCCGGCTTCGTTCCCGCCTATATCCGCCCGCTCTTCTGTGAGGGCAAGGGCCCGTTCCGCTGGGCCGCGCTCTCCGGGGAGGCCGCGGACATCCACAAGACGGACAAGGCGCTCCTGAAGCTCTTCCCGGAGAACGAGTCGCTGCACCGCTGGATCAAGATGGCCGGTGAGCGCGTCCACTTCCAGGGCCTGCCCGCCCGCATCTGCTGGCTCGGCCAGGGCGAGCGCGACAAGGCCGGTGCCCTGTTCAACGACATGGTCGCCGACGGCACCCTCGCCGCCCCGCTGGTCATCGGCCGCGACCACCTCGACTGCGGCTCGGTCGCCTCTCCGTACCGCGAGACCGAGGCCATGCTCGACGGCTCCGACGCCATCGCGGACTGGCCGCTGCTCAACGCCATGGTCAATGTCGCCTCCGGCGCCTCCTGGGTCTCCATCCACCACGGTGGCGGCGTCGGTATGGGCCGCTCCATCCACGCCGGCCAGGTCTCGGTCGCCGACGGCACCCCGCTCGCGGGCGAGAAGATCCGCCGGGTACTCACCAACGACCCGGGCATGGGCGTCATCCGCCACGTCGACGCCGGGTACGACATCGCCGAGCGGGTCGCCGACGAGCGCGGTGTCCGGGTGCCGATGCGCGAGGACGGTTCTCAGTGA
- a CDS encoding formimidoylglutamate deiminase — MQVTYWLEHAWLDTHVEPGVVLETDRGRITAVRKEVPAPPPGATALRGLTVPGLANAHSHAFHRALRSTAQVGSGTFWTWRDVMYGVASRLTPDSYHALARAVYAEMAMAGITVVGEFHYLHHTPGGTPYDDPNAMGEALIAAAADAGVRITLLDTAYLASGMIDKYRSAAPEKHQLRFSDGSAQSWAERASLLKDRDHARIGAAVHSVRAVPADQLGTVAAWAESRQAPLHVHLSEQTAENESCRAAHGCTPTRLLADHGVLGPRTTGVHNTHLTDEDITLLGSSATGTCMCPTTERDLADGIGPAVRLQHAGSPLSLGSDSHAVIDILEEARALELNERLRSRTRGHWTAAALLRAATAGGHHALGWPEGGIIETGALADLTTIALDTVRTAGPVPRLGAETAVFAGSAADVRHTVVGGRHVVRDGVHALVPDVPRALAESIAALRP; from the coding sequence GTGCAGGTGACGTACTGGCTGGAGCACGCCTGGCTCGACACCCATGTCGAGCCGGGCGTCGTCCTGGAGACCGACCGGGGCCGGATCACGGCCGTCCGCAAGGAGGTACCGGCGCCGCCGCCCGGCGCGACGGCCCTGCGCGGCCTGACCGTCCCGGGTCTGGCGAACGCCCACAGCCACGCCTTCCACCGCGCCCTGCGGTCCACCGCCCAGGTCGGCTCCGGCACCTTCTGGACCTGGCGCGACGTGATGTACGGCGTGGCCTCCCGGCTGACCCCGGACTCCTACCACGCGCTCGCCCGCGCCGTGTACGCCGAGATGGCGATGGCCGGGATCACCGTGGTCGGTGAATTCCACTATCTGCACCACACACCGGGCGGCACCCCCTACGACGACCCGAACGCGATGGGCGAGGCGCTGATCGCCGCCGCCGCCGACGCGGGAGTCCGCATCACTCTCCTCGACACCGCCTACCTGGCGTCCGGGATGATCGACAAGTACCGCAGCGCGGCGCCCGAGAAGCACCAGCTGCGCTTCTCCGACGGCTCGGCGCAGAGCTGGGCCGAGCGGGCCTCCCTGCTCAAGGACCGCGACCACGCCCGGATCGGCGCGGCCGTCCACTCCGTGCGCGCGGTCCCCGCGGACCAGCTCGGTACCGTGGCCGCATGGGCCGAGAGCCGGCAGGCCCCGCTGCACGTACACCTCTCCGAACAGACCGCCGAGAACGAGTCCTGCCGTGCGGCGCACGGCTGCACGCCCACCCGGCTGCTCGCCGACCACGGCGTGCTCGGGCCCCGCACCACCGGAGTCCACAACACCCATCTCACCGACGAGGACATCACCCTCCTCGGCTCCTCGGCGACCGGCACCTGTATGTGCCCCACCACCGAACGCGACCTCGCCGACGGCATCGGCCCCGCCGTCCGGCTCCAGCACGCGGGCAGCCCGCTCTCCCTGGGCAGCGACAGCCACGCCGTGATCGACATCCTCGAAGAGGCGCGCGCCCTGGAGCTCAACGAACGGCTGCGGTCGCGCACCCGCGGCCACTGGACGGCAGCGGCCCTGCTGCGCGCGGCCACCGCGGGCGGGCACCACGCGCTCGGCTGGCCCGAAGGAGGCATCATCGAGACCGGCGCCCTCGCCGACCTCACCACGATCGCGCTCGACACGGTCAGGACAGCGGGACCCGTACCGCGCCTCGGAGCGGAGACCGCGGTATTCGCCGGCTCCGCGGCCGACGTACGCCACACGGTCGTGGGCGGACGCCATGTCGTACGCG